Below is a genomic region from Streptomyces roseoviridis.
GTCCTGGCCGACGGCGGAGGCGAGGACGCCCGCGCCGACGTAGGGGACGCCGGAGAGCTCCAGGAGGCCCTGGAGGGTGCCGTCCTCGCCGTAGGGGCCGTGCAGGACGGGGAAGACGACGTCGACCTCGCCGAGGGCCTTCGGCACGGAGCCGGGCTCGGTGTGGACGACCTCGCGGCTGGCCGGGTCGACGGAGAGGACCACGCCGCCGGTCTCGGACTCGGCGAGGTCGCTGACGTTCGGCAGGGCGCGGTCGGCGATGGCCATCCGCTCCGGCGCGTCGGCGGTCAGCGCCCAGCGCCCGTCGGTGGTGATGCCGATGGGCAGCACGTCGTACGCGTCCCGGTCGATGGCGCTGAGGACGGCACCGGCGGTGACGACGGAGATGGCGTGCTCGGAGCTGCGTCCGCCGAAGACGACGGCCACGCGCGGCTTGCGGGGGCTCTGGGTGTTCTCGCTCATATCGCGATGAGGGTACCTTGCGACGTCCGAACTGCTGAGCGCCCCGCGCGTTCCGCGCGCGTCCGGGTCAGCGGCGGGTCACCGGCGTTCCGCCTTGGCGCTGCGCGACATCAGCTCCTTGAGGGCGACGATCGGCGGCTTGCCCTCGTGGACGATCGAGACGACGGTCTCGGTGATGGGCATGTCGACGCCGTGGCGGCGGGCCAGATCCAGCACGGACTCGCAGGACTTGACGCCCTCGGCGGTCTGCTTGGTGACCGCGATGGTCTCCTCCAGGCTCATCCCGCGGCCCAGGTTGGTGCCGAAGGTGTGGTTCCGGGAGAGCGGCGAGGAGCAGGTGGCGACCAGGTCGCCGAGGCCGGCGAGACCGGAGAAGGTGAGCGGGTCGGCGCCCATGGCGAGGCCCAGGCGGGTGGTCTCGGCGAGGCCGCGGGTGATGAGGGTGGCCTTGGAGTTGTCGCCGAGGCCCATGCCGTCGGCGATGCCGACGGCGAGGCCGATGACGTTCTTGACCGCTCCGCCGAGTTCGCAGCCGACGACGTCGGTGTTGGTGTACGGGCGGAAGTACGGGGTCATGCAGGCGGTCTGGAGCCGCTGGGCGACCGTCTCGTCGGCGCAGGCGACGACGGCGGCGGCGGGCTGCCGGGCGGCGATCTCCTTGGCCAGGTTGGGGCCGGTGAGGACGGCGACGCGGTCGGCGGGGACGCCGGCGACCTCCTGGACGACCTCGCTCATCCGCTTGGCGGTGCCGAGTTCGATGCCCTTCATCAGGGAGACGAGCACGGTGCCGGGGGCGAGGTCGGGCACCCAGGCCGCGAGGTTCTCGCGCAGGGTCTGGGAGGGCACGACGAGGACGGTGAAGTCGGCGTCGCGGGCGGCCTCGGCCGGGTCGGCGGTGGCCGTGATGCCCTTGGGGAGTTCGACGCCGGGCAGGTAGTCGGGGTTGACGCCGGTGCTGTTGATGGCGTCGGCGAGGGCGGCGCGGCGGCCCCAGAGGCTGACCTCGCAGCCCGCGTCGGCGAGCACCATGGCGAAGGCGGTGCCCCAGGATCCGTTGCCGAAGACGGCTGCCTTGGTCACTTCTCGCCCTCTCCGGTCCTGCTGCTCGGTGTGGCCTTGCCGCCCTGCGCGGCGCCGGCGCTCTTCCCGGCCCCGCCCTGCGCGGCCTTGCGGCGCTGTTCGAGGCGGGCCCTGCGGTGGTCGTAGGGCTCCGCGGGGGCCTTCTCGCCGCGGATCTCCTCCAGGAGCCGGGTGATGGCGGCCATGATCTCCTCGGTGGCCGCGCGCAGCACGTCGGGCGTCGGCTCGACGTCGTGGAAGCGGGAGAGGTCGACCGGCGGACCGGCCTGCACGATCAGGGTCTTGCGCGGCCAGAGCCGGAGCTTGTTCTCCTTGGCGTAGGGCGGCATCGCGAGGTTGGCGCCCCACTGGGCGACCGGGATGACGGGGACCTTGGTGAGCAGGGCGACGCGGGCGGCGCCGGTCTTGCCGGCCATGGGCCACATGTCGGGGTCGCGGGTGAGGGTGCCCTCGGGGTAGAAGGCGACGCACTCGCCGCGCTCGATGGCGTCGACGGCGGAGCGGAAGGCGTCCAGGGCGTCGGTGGTCTCGCGGTAGACGGGGATCTGGCCGGTGTTGCGGAGCATGGTGCCCACGAAGCCGCTCTTGAAGAGCCCCGCCTTGGCCAGGAAACGGGGGACGCGCCCGGTGTTGTACTGGTAGTGGGCGTAGGACAGCGGGTCCAGGTACGAGTTGTGGTTGACCGCGGTGATGAAGCCGCCCTCGGCCGGGATGTGCTCCGTTCCGCGCCAGTCCCGCTTGAACAGCACCACCAGTGGGGGTTTGGCGATGACCGCCGCCAGGCGGTACCAGAAGCCGATTCTGCGGCGGGACACTCGGACACCTTTCTCCGGACTGGTTCGCAGGGGGTCAAGTGTCGCCCGCTGCTCCTGGCCTGTCGAGGACACCGTACGCCCCGGGACTCGGGCGCTTCGCGCGGGCGGGACACAATAGGGCGCGATGACGACCTACGCCGATCGATACGCCGCCGGGACCGGGGGCGGCACCTGGTCCCTGGTGGTGCCCCTGAAGCCGTTGGCGCGGGCGAAGAGCAGACTGGGCCCGGCCGTGGGGGGCCCGCTGCGGGGCCGCCTCGCGCTGGCCTTCGCCGAGGACACGGTGGCGGCGGCGCTGGCCAGCCCGGGGGTGCGGGATGTGGCGGTGATCACGGACGATCCGGCCGCCGGTGCGGCCCTCGCGGCCCTCGGGGCGCGGATCGTGCCCGACCTTCCGGGTGCGGGGCTCAACGCGGCGCTGGCGCACGGGGCGCGGGCGGTGCGGGCGGTGCGGCCGGCGGCGCGGGTGGCGGCGCTGAACGCGGACCTCCCGGCGCTGCGTCCGGCGGAGCTGGCGCGGGTGCTCGCGGCGGCGGGGCAATTCGGGCGGGCATTTCTCGCGGATGCCGCCGGAATAGGTACGACATTCCTCTCGGCGGGGCCGGGGGTGGAATTGGAACCGGCTTTCGGAGGGGCTTCGCGGCGCCGGCATTTGTCGTCGGGGGCGGTGGAAATCCGGCTGACGGGGGTGGATTCCGTGCGCCGGGACGTGGACACCGGGGAGGACCTGGCGGCGGCCGTGGCGCTGGGCGTGGGGCCGCGGACGGCGGCCCGCTGGCTGCCCGCGGCCGGATAGGCTGCGGTCCATGCAGGCGACCGCGTACACGTACGATCCCGAGACCCGCAGCGGCAGTGTGCTGCTCGACGACGGCACGCCGGTGGAGTTCGGTGCCGACGCCTTCGAGGCGGGCGGGCTGCTGCGTCTGAGGCCGGGGCAGCGGGTGCGGATCGAGACGGAGGGCTCAGGGGCGGCCCTGCGGATCACGCTGGTGACGCTGCAGACCTTCTAGGGGGCCCTCGCCGGGTCCCCCGGGCGCGCCGCGGGCCGGGCTCCCCCTGGGGGAGCCCGGCCCGGCGTGTGAGTACTGCCGTCGCGTACTGCCGTCGCTACTTCGCGGCGGTCTTCTTCGCGGTGGTCTTGCGCGCCGTCGTCTTCTTGGCGGGCGCCTTCTTCGCGGTGGCCTTCTTCGCCGGCGCGGTCTTCTTGGCGGTGGTCTTCTTGGCCGCGGCGGTGGTGGTCTTCTTGGCCGGAGTGGCCTTCTTGGCGGCGGCCGTGCTGGTCTTCTTGGCCGGAGTGGCCTTCTTGGCGGCGGCCGTGCTGGTCTTCTTGGCCGGGGTCGCCTTCTTCGCTGCGGCCGTGGTGGTCTTCTTGGCCGGGGTCGCCTTCTTCGCGGCGGCCGCCTTCTTCGCGGTGGTGGCCTTCTTGGCCGCGGCCTTCTTCACGGTCGCGGAGGCGCCACCGGAGAGGCTGCCCTTGGGCGCCTTCTTGACGGAGACCTCGCCTCCCTTGGGGAGCTTCTTCGAACCGCTGACCAGGTCCTTGAAGCCCTGACCCGCACGGAAGCGCGGAACGGAGGTCTTCTTGACCCGGACCCGCTCGCCCGTCTGCGGGTTGCGGGCGTAGCGGGCCGGACGGTCGACCTTCTCGAACGAGC
It encodes:
- a CDS encoding NAD(P)H-dependent glycerol-3-phosphate dehydrogenase → MTKAAVFGNGSWGTAFAMVLADAGCEVSLWGRRAALADAINSTGVNPDYLPGVELPKGITATADPAEAARDADFTVLVVPSQTLRENLAAWVPDLAPGTVLVSLMKGIELGTAKRMSEVVQEVAGVPADRVAVLTGPNLAKEIAARQPAAAVVACADETVAQRLQTACMTPYFRPYTNTDVVGCELGGAVKNVIGLAVGIADGMGLGDNSKATLITRGLAETTRLGLAMGADPLTFSGLAGLGDLVATCSSPLSRNHTFGTNLGRGMSLEETIAVTKQTAEGVKSCESVLDLARRHGVDMPITETVVSIVHEGKPPIVALKELMSRSAKAERR
- a CDS encoding HU family DNA-binding protein, with translation MNKAQLVEAIADKMGGRQQAADAVDHVLDAIVRAVVGGDRVSVTGFGSFEKVDRPARYARNPQTGERVRVKKTSVPRFRAGQGFKDLVSGSKKLPKGGEVSVKKAPKGSLSGGASATVKKAAAKKATTAKKAAAAKKATPAKKTTTAAAKKATPAKKTSTAAAKKATPAKKTSTAAAKKATPAKKTTTAAAKKTTAKKTAPAKKATAKKAPAKKTTARKTTAKKTAAK
- a CDS encoding lysophospholipid acyltransferase family protein, translating into MSRRRIGFWYRLAAVIAKPPLVVLFKRDWRGTEHIPAEGGFITAVNHNSYLDPLSYAHYQYNTGRVPRFLAKAGLFKSGFVGTMLRNTGQIPVYRETTDALDAFRSAVDAIERGECVAFYPEGTLTRDPDMWPMAGKTGAARVALLTKVPVIPVAQWGANLAMPPYAKENKLRLWPRKTLIVQAGPPVDLSRFHDVEPTPDVLRAATEEIMAAITRLLEEIRGEKAPAEPYDHRRARLEQRRKAAQGGAGKSAGAAQGGKATPSSRTGEGEK
- the cofC gene encoding 2-phospho-L-lactate guanylyltransferase, with the translated sequence MTTYADRYAAGTGGGTWSLVVPLKPLARAKSRLGPAVGGPLRGRLALAFAEDTVAAALASPGVRDVAVITDDPAAGAALAALGARIVPDLPGAGLNAALAHGARAVRAVRPAARVAALNADLPALRPAELARVLAAAGQFGRAFLADAAGIGTTFLSAGPGVELEPAFGGASRRRHLSSGAVEIRLTGVDSVRRDVDTGEDLAAAVALGVGPRTAARWLPAAG